The following proteins come from a genomic window of Coffea arabica cultivar ET-39 chromosome 11c, Coffea Arabica ET-39 HiFi, whole genome shotgun sequence:
- the LOC113715769 gene encoding uncharacterized protein At5g01610 produces the protein MEKALVKVGSIKAGSFWLTKKAKEEFNNISEDLTTFSSTVEEKAKWIFNKLKGKPLKSLPDLLREYNLPPGLFPQNISSYEFDESKSKLTIYLPTACEVSFKDSSVIRYAPRVKGILTRGKLMGIEGMKTKVVVWVKVTNIAVEGYKSDKLWFTAGVKKSRPKVAYDVPHDAIRIKEF, from the exons ATGGAGAAAGCTCTGGTTAAAGTTGGAAGCATAAAAGCAGGAAGCTTTTGGCTTACGAAGAAGGCCAAAGAAGAATTCAACAACATATCTGAAGATCTCACT ACTTTCTCAAGTACTGTTGAAGAGAAGgcaaaatggattttcaacaagCTAAAAG GAAAGCCTCTGAAAAGCTTGCCAGATCTTCTTCGAGAATACAACTTACCACCCGGTCTGTTTCCTCAGAATATATCAAGCTATGAATTTGATGAGTCGAAGTCCAAGCTGACTATTTACTTGCCAACTGCATGCGAAGTGAGCTTTAAGGACTCCTCTGTGATAAGGTATGCCCCAAGGGTGAAAGGCATCCTCACGAGGGGTAAACTAATGGGCATCGAAGGAATGAAGACAAAAGTGGTGGTGTGGGTTAAGGTGACAAACATAGCTGTTGAGGGCTACAAATCAGATAAACTTTGGTTCACAGCTGGTGTGAAGAAATCAAGGCCAAAGGTTGCCTATGATGTGCCTCATGATGCAATTAGGATTAAAGAATTTTGA
- the LOC113717307 gene encoding protein RETARDED ROOT GROWTH, mitochondrial-like — MGGWRASLAFNFLRIASLTKFTNSGPNPLFRFSSIPKSRARILDFRPFSAASSAAAQYADDLDYKAHQDLDDYSASDSMEYVDIGKIPIKAYFLCTSIDLKSMQAENSRYIVPPTSRSTNSIALRFCNFQSNMTDFKVRETTSSCQYMIVFQYGSAVLFNVEDHEAEQYLQMVRRYASGLLPELRKDDYAVKEKLMMDKDMEGGLDCIVLKDLDTDSIRIISSVLGQSIALDHFVSQVDGMVEEFTEINRGMEKTGTFTLDRKKLFQLVGKANSNLADVILKVGLFDRSEIAWRDAKYAQIHEYLREEYEVTQRFGNLNFKLKFVEHNIHFLQEVLQNRRSDLLEWVIIVLLSIENVVSVYEIIRESTAVAM; from the exons ATGGGAGGATGGAGAGCTTCCCTTGCTTTTAATTTCTTACGAATCGCCTCCTTGACTAAATTTACGAATTCAGGACCGAACCCACTATTTAGATTTTCATCTATTCCAAAATCCAGAGCTCGAATTCTCGATTTTAGGCCATTTTCTGCCGCCTCATCTGCAGCCGCCCAGTATGCTGACGACCTGGATTACAAAGCCCATCAAGATCTTGATGATTACTCCGCCTCTGATTCCATGGAATATGTGGACATTGGGAAAATCCCCATCAAAGCTTATTTTCTTTGCACCAG TATTGACCTGAAGAGCATGCAAGCTGAGAATTCCAGATATATTGTTCCTCCAACCTCTCGCTCAACGAACTCCATTGCCCTCAGATTTTGCAACTTTCAATCTAACATGACT GACTTTAAAGTCAGAGAGACCACAAGTAGCTGTCAGTACATGATTGTATTCCAGTATGGTTCTGCTGTTCTGTTCAATGTGGAGGATCATGAAGCTGAACAGTACCTGCAAATGGTGAGAAGATATGCTTCTGGTTTGCTTCCTGAGTTGAGAAAAGATG ATTATGCTGTAAAAGAGAAGCTGATGATGGATAAGGATATGGAGGGAGGTTTGGATTGCATTGTTTTAAAAGACCTGGATACTGATAGCATCCGTATAATTAGCAGTGTGCTTGGCCAAAGCATTGCTTTGGACCATTTTGTTTCACAG GTGGATGGTATGGTTGAAGAATTCACAGAAATAAATCGCGGAATGGAAAAAACTGGAACTTTTACGCTAGACCGTAAGAAGCTCTTTCAACTTGTTGGGAAGGCTAACTCAAATCTAGCAGATGTGATTCTGAAAGTCGGTCTCTTTGACAG ATCAGAAATTGCTTGGAGAGACGCAAAATATGCTCAGATACATGAATACCTTCGAGAAGAATACGAGGTCACACAACGTTTTGGAAACCTCAATTTTAAGCTAAAATTTGTGGAG CATAACATTCATTTTCTACAAGAAGTTCTGCAGAATAGGAGGTCCGATTTGCTCGAATGGGTCATTATAGTCTTATTGAGTATAGAGAATGTTGTATCCGTATACGAGATAATTCGTGAGTCCACTGCTGTTGCTATGTGA
- the LOC113717134 gene encoding isopentenyl phosphate kinase has protein sequence MEEQQQNALRKTSTSPFQSKPIRCIVKLGGAAITCKHELETINEKNLDTVSKQLRQVILSCPDSGKVLGMDWSKRPGTSETPSTIDGCCDEFKVDFEKFVVVHGAGSFGHFQASKSGVHKGGLCKSLVKAGFVATRISVTSLNHEIVRALAKEGIPSIGMSPFSCGWLTCERNMEAANVSMIVKALDSGFVPVLHGDAVLDTSQDCTILSGDVIIRYLAEELKPEFVVFLTDVLGVHDRPPTEPGAVLLREIAVDEDGSWSVVKPNVQDASKQVVVTVAAHDTTGGMVTKISEAAMIAKLGIDVYIVKAATEHSRIALSGDLKHNVPDSWLGTIVRPLRQQQ, from the exons ATGGAGGAGCAGCAGCAGAACGCTCTTCGTAAAACTTCCACCTCCCCGTTTCAGTCAAAGCCAATCCGCTGCATCGTCAAACTTG GAGGTGCAGCAATTACTTGCAAGCATGAGCTTGAAACAATAAATGAGAAGAATCTTGACACTGTTTCAAAACAGCTACGGCAAGTGATCTTATCATGTCCGGATTCTGGAAAAGTTCTTGGAATGGATTGGAGCAAGAGGCCAGGAACATCAGAAACGCCAAGTACCATTGATGGATGCTGTGATGAATTTAAAGTAGACTTTGAGAAATTTGTTGTTGTTCATGGTGCAG GTTCATTTGGACACTTCCAAGCTAGCAAATCCGGGGTTCATAAGGGTGGTCTTTGCAAGTCCCTTGTCAAGGCTGGTTTTGTTGCAACACGTATTTCT GTTACATCCCTGAATCATGAGATTGTTAGGGCTCTAGCAAAAG AGGGTATTCCTTCTATCGGAATGTCTCCATTTTCATGTGGTTGGTTGACGTGTGAAAGAAAT atGGAAGCAGCCAATGTGAGTATGATAGTCAAGGCTTTGGATTCTGGCTTCGTACCT GTTCTGCATGGAGATGCAGTGCTTGATACTtcacag GATTGCACCATATTAAGTGGAGACGTAATCATTCGGTATTTGGCTGAAGAACTGAAGCCTGAGTTTGTTGTTTTTCTC ACAGATGTCTTAGGAGTACATGACCGCCCGCCAACTGAGCCTGGTGCAGTACTTCTCAGAGAAATAG CTGTCGATGAAGATGGAAGCTGGTCGGTCGTGAAACCAAACGTACAAGATGCAAGCAAACAAG TTGTGGTAACTGTAGCAGCTCATGATACAACTGGAGGCATGGTGACTAAAATATCAGAAGCTGCTATGATTGCGAAACTTGGAATTGATGTATACATTGTGAAG GCAGCAACGGAGCACTCCAGGATTGCTTTGAGTGGAGACCTGAAACACAATGTTCCTGACAGCTGGCTTGGAACAATTGTAAGACCTTTAAGACAACAGCAATGA
- the LOC113717136 gene encoding eukaryotic translation initiation factor 5A gives MSDDEHHFESKADAGASKTYPQQAGTIRKNGYIVIKNRPCKVVEVSTSKTGKHGHAKCHFVGIDIFNGKKLEDIVPSSHNCDVPHVNRTDYQLIDISEDGFVSLLTENGNTKDDLRLPTDENLLTQIKDGFSEGKDLVVSVMCAMGEEQICALKDIGPK, from the exons ATGTCGGACGACGAGCATCATTTCGAATCCAAGGCCGACGCCGGAGCTTCGAAGACTTACCCTCAGCAGGCCGGTACTATCCGGAAGAACGGTTACATCGTCATCAAAAACCGCCCTTGCaag GTTGTTGAAGTTTCCACTTCCAAGACTGGCAAGCACGGCCATGCTAAATGCCACTTTGTGGGCATTGATATCTTTAACGGAAAGAAGCTTGAAGATATTGTTCCTTCTTCCCACAACTGTGAT GTGCCCCATGTCAATCGTACCGACTACCAGCTCATTGATATTTCTGAGGATGGATTT GTCAGCTTGCTCACTGAGAATGGAAACACTAAGGATGACCTGAGGCTTCCAACCGATGAAAATCTGCTTACACAG ATCAAGGATGGATTCTCTGAGGGAAAGGACTTGGTTGTGTCAGTGATGTGTGCCATGGGAGAGGAGCAGATCTGTGCCCTGAAAGATATTGGCCCCAAGTAG
- the LOC113717135 gene encoding mitotic checkpoint protein BUB3.3: MNMKQTCLSFGSNPIRDAISRIRFAPHSNHLLISSWDSSLRLYDVDACKLTLEASDEYPLLDCCFADDSLAFSAATDGLLRRYDLNSGDVDRIGSHDEATCVEYSNETSLAITAGWDKKIKFWDTRLVKSLQCLENLGGEVESMSLSEFHLMIAVGTSVSTYDLRKLSKLDQAKESFMDVQIKCVRPGFEGFAVGSFDGRVALEYVNDSNSKSGRYAFRCHPKKKDGRHHIVPVNDIAFNPRLPTIFVTGDNEGYASTWDAQSKKRLYELPRFPNAVASLSYSYDGLLLAVASSYTYQEANEREELPQIFLHEINDLNISSLSAGSSK; encoded by the exons ATGAACATGAAACAAACCTGTTTAAGCTTCGGTAGCAACCCGATCCGCGACGCCATCTCCCGGATCCGATTCGCCCCGCATTCCAACCATCTCCTCATTTCTTCTTGGGACTCC AGTCTTAGGTTGTATGATGTGGATGCATGTAAGCTAACACTTGAAGCTTCCGATGAATATCCACTTCTCGATTGTTGTTTCGCCGACGATTCGCTTGCTTTTTCTGCTGCAACAGATGGGTTGCTCCGCAG GTATGATCTGAATTCCGGAGATGTAGATCGAATTGGAAGTCATGATGAAGCTACTTGTGTCGAGTATTCAAACGAAACAA GTCTTGCAATCACTGCTGGTTGGGACAAAAAGATAAAGTTTTGGGACACGCGATTAGTTAAGTCTCTTCAATGCTTGGAGAATCTTGGTGGAGAAGTAGAGTCCATGTCCCTCTCGGaatttcatttgatgattgcTGTTGGGACATCGGTAAGCACATATGACCTGCGTAAGCTTAGCAAGTTAGATCAAGCCAAAGAATCATTTATGGACGTTCAAATAAAATGTGTCCGTCCTGGTTTTGAAG GCTTTGCAGTTGGATCATTTGATGGACGGGTTGCTTTGGAGTATGTCAACGATAGCAACTCAAAGAGTGGCAG ATATGCTTTCCGATGCCATccaaagaaaaaggatggaaggcATCATATTGTCCCTGTGAATGATATTGCATTTAATCCACG CCTGCCAACTATTTTTGTCACTGGTGATAATGAAGGTTATGCTTCAACATGGGATGCTCAGAGTAAGAAAAGACTATATGAG TTGCCGAGATTTCCAAACGCTGTTGCCTCACTTTCTTATAGCTATGACGGACTACTTTTAGCAGTTGCATCGAGTTACACATACCAAGAAGCTAATGAAAG AGAGGAGCTACCTCAGATATTCTTGCATGAAATCAATGACCTCAACATTTCATCCCTTTCTGCTGGGAGTTCAAAATAG
- the LOC113715585 gene encoding cell division topological specificity factor homolog, chloroplastic-like, with protein sequence MAISGDLRVSAALGPHSINPLLRCAFPPSKVDFGSFPGGGSAVFDATPKWSRAVLEGHNTRCHSKRSIGIFSEHKLSSSAIGQELDYFLHNAINMNFFERLNLAWKIVFPSPASRRNSNANIAKHRLKMILFSDRCAVSDEAKQKIVSNIVTALSDFVEIESQDKVQLSVSTDPDLGTVYSVTVPVRRVRPEYQEEDPTGTITNIEYKDNGENSGSVDVKFDFYVPNKKFNDFSL encoded by the exons ATGGCGATATCGGGAGATTTGAGGGTCTCTGCGGCGCTGGGCCCACATTCCATCAACCCTCTTCTTCGCTGCGCATTTCCACCTTCCAAG GTGGATTTTGGTTCTTTCCCTGGTGGTGGATCTGCTGTATTTGACGCAACGCCTAAATGGTCTCGTGCAGTACTTGAGGGCCACAATACGCGCTGTCATTCCAAACGATCTATTGGGATCTTTAGCGAACACAAGCTGTCCTCAAGTGCCATTGGCCAGGAACTTGACTACTTCCTACATAATGCCATAAACATGAACTTCTTTGAGCGGTTGAATTTGGCTTGGAAGATAGTATTTCCTTCTCCTGCATCAAGAAGGAATTCCAATGCAAACATAGCCAAGCACCGCTTGAAGATGATTCTCTTCTCTGATCGATGTGCTGTGAGTGATGAGGCAAAACAGAAAATTGTAAGCAACATAGTGACTGCCTTATCTGATTTTGTGGAGATAGAATCACAAGATAAAGTCCAGCTGAGTGTATCAACAGATCCAGACCTGGGGACTGTCTACTCGGTTACAGTTCCTGTTAGACGCGTGAGACCAGAATATCAAGAGGAAGATCCTACGGGAACAATTACTAACATCGAGTATAAAGACAATGGagaaaattctggttctgtcGATGTCAAGTTCGACTTCTACGTcccaaataaaaaattcaacgACTTCAGCTTGTGA